Proteins encoded by one window of Bryobacteraceae bacterium:
- a CDS encoding DUF6036 family nucleotidyltransferase, protein MNSNFSDLLRLLEEFEVRYLIVGGHAIMLYTEPRYTKDLDVWVEATAANAERVFQALAAFGAPLTGMSPADFAAEGYFYQLGRPPARIDILMSIEGVSFPEAWPNRRRALLGGAEANFIGRDDLLRNKTATGRLIDQHDANLLRKSKETR, encoded by the coding sequence GTGAACTCGAACTTCAGCGATCTGTTGAGGCTTTTGGAAGAATTCGAGGTTAGGTATCTCATCGTTGGCGGGCATGCCATCATGCTCTACACGGAGCCCCGGTACACCAAGGACTTGGATGTGTGGGTGGAGGCAACCGCCGCAAACGCGGAGCGGGTTTTTCAGGCGCTGGCGGCCTTCGGAGCGCCGCTCACCGGGATGAGTCCCGCGGACTTCGCCGCTGAAGGTTATTTCTACCAACTCGGCCGTCCACCGGCACGAATCGATATTCTCATGTCAATCGAGGGCGTAAGCTTTCCCGAAGCTTGGCCGAATCGCCGCCGCGCACTACTGGGTGGCGCTGAGGCCAACTTCATCGGTCGCGACGACCTGCTGCGCAACAAGACGGCGACAGGCCGATTGATCGACCAACACGATGCAAACTTGTTGCGGAAATCCAAGGAAACGCGGTAG